A single region of the Acetivibrio cellulolyticus CD2 genome encodes:
- the tpiA gene encoding triose-phosphate isomerase encodes MSRVKIAAGNWKMNKTAKEAVEFVEALKSRVAGADAEVVVGVPFVCIPGVKKAAEGSNIKVAAQNMHWEANGAFTGEVSGLMLADLGVDYVIIGHSERRQYFAETDETVNKKAHAVFKYGMKPIICVGETLTQREQGVTAELVGYQVKIALLGLSAEQVKETVIAYEPIWAIGTGKTATNDQAEEVCAIIRNVVKELYGNDVAQAVRIQYGGSVNAANASEIFAMPNIDGGLVGGASLKLDDFEKIAKYNK; translated from the coding sequence ATGAGTAGAGTAAAAATTGCAGCAGGAAACTGGAAAATGAATAAAACAGCTAAAGAAGCTGTTGAATTTGTAGAAGCATTAAAATCAAGAGTAGCAGGAGCTGACGCAGAAGTTGTTGTTGGTGTGCCATTTGTTTGCATACCAGGAGTTAAAAAAGCAGCTGAAGGTTCAAATATCAAAGTAGCTGCACAGAATATGCATTGGGAAGCAAACGGTGCATTTACAGGTGAAGTATCAGGACTTATGCTTGCTGATCTTGGAGTAGATTACGTAATAATCGGTCACTCTGAAAGAAGACAGTATTTTGCTGAAACTGATGAAACAGTTAACAAAAAAGCTCATGCAGTATTCAAATACGGTATGAAGCCTATCATTTGTGTAGGTGAAACACTTACTCAAAGAGAACAAGGTGTTACAGCTGAGCTTGTTGGATATCAGGTAAAGATAGCTTTACTTGGTTTATCAGCAGAGCAAGTTAAGGAAACTGTTATTGCATACGAACCAATTTGGGCTATTGGAACAGGTAAAACTGCTACAAATGATCAGGCTGAAGAAGTTTGTGCAATTATCAGAAACGTAGTTAAAGAATTATATGGTAACGATGTAGCTCAGGCTGTTAGAATTCAGTACGGCGGAAGCGTAAATGCTGCTAACGCATCAGAAATCTTTGCTATGCCAAACATAGACGGTGGACTTGTTGGTGGCGCAAGTCTTAAACTTGACGATTTCGAAAAAATCGCAAAGTATAACAAGTAA
- a CDS encoding DUF2156 domain-containing protein, which produces MLDLMEVTIDNKQLFDQYISKHNPQVSELSFTNIFMWRNSYKFRFGKVGELLCLISVPDDTEPFAFEPIGEYSEEGFKQAIDEIKEYFRAKGWKLIFKRVEEDKLNFFEKYFGDEIDITHDRDNSDYVYLSQDLINLSGKKYHGKKNHINSFKKQYEYEYVRLSEDLIGECVRINEEWCARRSCDLHKGLYCEKMANNEVLSNFKGLGFEGALIKVNGRYEAYTVGEILNQNTAVIHIEKANDDIRGLYTFINQQFCENCWKDVEYVNREQDLGVEGLRKAKLSYNPVRFVKKYVIAYKYV; this is translated from the coding sequence ATGCTGGATCTGATGGAAGTAACTATAGATAATAAGCAGTTATTTGACCAATATATAAGCAAGCATAATCCGCAGGTTTCAGAATTGAGTTTTACGAATATCTTTATGTGGCGCAATTCTTACAAATTCAGGTTTGGAAAAGTTGGTGAACTTCTCTGTCTGATTTCTGTACCCGATGATACTGAGCCATTTGCATTTGAACCCATTGGAGAATATTCAGAAGAAGGTTTTAAACAAGCGATTGATGAGATAAAGGAATATTTTAGGGCTAAGGGATGGAAGCTGATATTTAAGAGGGTGGAAGAGGATAAGCTCAACTTTTTTGAAAAATATTTTGGAGATGAGATAGATATAACTCATGACAGAGATAACAGCGATTATGTTTACCTTTCTCAGGACCTCATAAATTTGTCAGGAAAGAAGTATCACGGGAAGAAAAATCATATAAATAGTTTTAAGAAACAGTATGAATATGAATACGTCAGGCTAAGCGAAGATTTGATTGGAGAATGTGTAAGGATAAATGAAGAGTGGTGTGCACGGCGAAGTTGCGATCTGCATAAAGGTCTTTACTGCGAAAAAATGGCCAATAACGAAGTGTTAAGTAATTTTAAGGGACTTGGTTTTGAAGGCGCATTGATAAAAGTTAACGGAAGATATGAAGCGTATACTGTAGGGGAAATATTAAATCAGAATACGGCTGTAATTCATATAGAAAAGGCAAATGATGATATCCGAGGTCTTTATACTTTTATTAACCAACAATTTTGTGAAAATTGTTGGAAGGATGTAGAGTATGTAAACAGGGAGCAGGACCTTGGTGTAGAAGGACTCAGAAAGGCTAAACTATCATATAATCCTGTCAGGTTTGTCAAGAAATACGTTATAGCTTATAAATACGTATAA
- the trmL gene encoding tRNA (uridine(34)/cytosine(34)/5-carboxymethylaminomethyluridine(34)-2'-O)-methyltransferase TrmL codes for MAINIVLVEPEIPQNTGNIVRTCAAVGARLHLIKPLGFSVEDKYLKRAGLDYWNEVDISYYDSFQELKEKYTGCSFYYATTKAVKNYAEIEYPDNCFLVFGKETKGLPEDILVDNREWCIRIPMIGEIRSLNLSNSVAIIVYETLRQKNFDGMTTHGKLTKYNW; via the coding sequence TTGGCTATAAATATAGTGTTGGTTGAACCTGAAATACCCCAAAATACGGGAAATATTGTTAGAACTTGTGCTGCTGTTGGTGCAAGGCTGCATTTGATAAAACCGCTGGGTTTTTCTGTTGAAGATAAGTATTTAAAACGTGCAGGCCTGGACTATTGGAATGAGGTAGACATATCTTATTATGATAGCTTTCAGGAGTTAAAAGAAAAGTATACTGGTTGTTCATTTTATTATGCTACAACTAAAGCTGTAAAAAACTATGCTGAAATTGAATATCCGGATAATTGCTTTTTAGTGTTTGGAAAAGAGACTAAGGGTTTGCCGGAGGATATTTTAGTAGATAATAGAGAATGGTGTATAAGGATTCCTATGATAGGAGAGATCAGATCCCTTAACCTCTCCAATTCAGTGGCAATAATTGTTTATGAGACTTTACGGCAAAAAAACTTTGATGGAATGACAACTCATGGAAAGTTAACAAAATACAACTGGTAA
- the gpmI gene encoding 2,3-bisphosphoglycerate-independent phosphoglycerate mutase, whose product MKDKLVALIILDGFGINPKTEGNAIAEAKKPNIDKLLKEYPNTVIRTSGMDVGLPHGQMGNSEVGHTNIGAGRIVYQELTRITKSIEDGDFFDKEEFLSAIDNCKKNNSKLHLFGLLSDGGVHSHNTHLYGLVELAKRQNFKDVFIHCFFDGRDVAPDSAKGFVEQLEAKLKEIGVGKIASVMGRYYSMDRDNRWERVQLAYDAMVLGSGLEASSAGEAVAVSYAKEEYDEFVKPTVIKENGNPVATIDKNDSIIFFNFRPDRAREITRTFTDEDFAGFTRGKGYLPVKFVCMTQYDKTIKNAVVAFKPQSLENTFGEYISRKGLRQLRIAETEKYAHVTFFFNGGVEAEYEGEDRALINSPKVATYDLKPEMSAYEVTDEVVKRINSKEYDVIILNYANPDMVGHTGFIDAAKAAVEAVDECLGRVIAAIQAQNGVALITADHGNSEQMLDYETGGPFTAHTTNPVPLIAVGLGDVKLKEGRLADLAPTMLDIMKLDKPAEMTGESLIVK is encoded by the coding sequence ATGAAAGATAAATTGGTTGCATTGATAATTTTGGACGGATTTGGAATAAATCCTAAAACTGAGGGAAATGCCATAGCAGAAGCAAAAAAGCCGAACATAGACAAATTATTAAAAGAATACCCTAATACCGTAATTAGAACCAGCGGTATGGATGTTGGACTCCCACATGGGCAGATGGGTAACTCTGAAGTTGGACATACCAATATTGGTGCAGGAAGAATTGTTTATCAGGAATTGACCCGTATAACAAAATCTATAGAAGATGGTGATTTCTTCGATAAGGAAGAGTTTTTAAGTGCTATAGATAATTGTAAGAAGAACAACTCCAAGCTTCACTTGTTCGGACTTCTTTCAGACGGCGGTGTTCATAGCCATAATACCCATCTTTATGGGTTGGTTGAGCTTGCTAAGAGGCAGAATTTTAAAGATGTATTTATACACTGCTTCTTTGATGGAAGAGATGTTGCGCCTGACAGTGCTAAAGGTTTTGTTGAGCAGCTCGAAGCAAAGCTTAAGGAAATCGGAGTAGGTAAAATTGCTTCTGTAATGGGTAGATATTATTCAATGGATAGAGACAACAGATGGGAAAGAGTACAGCTTGCATATGATGCAATGGTACTAGGCAGTGGTCTTGAAGCTTCAAGTGCCGGTGAAGCAGTTGCAGTTTCCTATGCAAAAGAAGAATATGATGAATTCGTTAAGCCTACAGTAATTAAGGAAAACGGAAATCCGGTTGCTACTATTGATAAAAACGATTCGATTATTTTCTTTAACTTCAGACCTGACAGAGCAAGAGAAATTACAAGGACTTTCACAGATGAGGATTTTGCAGGATTTACAAGGGGAAAAGGTTATTTGCCTGTTAAATTTGTTTGTATGACACAGTATGACAAGACAATTAAGAATGCAGTTGTAGCATTCAAACCACAAAGTCTTGAAAATACTTTTGGCGAATACATAAGTAGAAAGGGTCTAAGGCAGCTTCGTATTGCCGAAACTGAGAAATATGCCCATGTTACATTCTTCTTCAATGGCGGAGTTGAGGCTGAATATGAAGGAGAAGACAGAGCCCTTATCAATTCACCAAAGGTTGCAACCTATGACCTCAAACCTGAAATGAGTGCATATGAAGTTACTGATGAAGTAGTGAAGAGGATTAACTCAAAGGAATATGATGTAATTATATTGAATTATGCCAATCCAGACATGGTTGGACATACAGGATTTATTGATGCTGCTAAAGCAGCTGTTGAGGCGGTTGATGAATGTCTGGGAAGAGTTATAGCTGCAATACAGGCACAAAATGGTGTGGCTCTTATAACAGCTGACCACGGTAATTCTGAGCAAATGCTCGATTATGAAACTGGTGGACCATTCACTGCACATACCACAAATCCTGTTCCGTTGATTGCAGTGGGACTTGGTGATGTTAAGCTAAAGGAAGGAAGACTTGCAGACCTGGCTCCTACAATGCTTGATATAATGAAGCTTGACAAACCGGCTGAGATGACGGGGGAATCCTTAATAGTTAAATAG
- the gap gene encoding type I glyceraldehyde-3-phosphate dehydrogenase produces the protein MAVKVGINGFGRIGRLVFRASLNNPNVQVVGINDPFIDLEYMKYMLQYDTVHGQFKGTIGEDNGKLVVNGKAISVYAAMNPEEIPWKDCGADYVVESTGVFTTTEKAAAHFKGGAKKVVISAPSADAPMFVMGVNNDKYTKDMNVVSNASCTTNCLAPLAKVLHDNFGIVEGLMTTVHATTATQKTVDGPSKKDWRGGRAAAGNIIPSSTGAAKAVGKVIPELNGKLTGMSFRVPTLDVSVVDLTCRLEKSATYEEIKAAMKKASENELKGILGYTEDEVVSSDFTGDSRTSIFDAKAGIPLNGNFVKLVSWYDNEWGYSNKVVDLIAYMATVDAK, from the coding sequence ATGGCAGTTAAAGTAGGTATTAATGGTTTTGGACGTATAGGACGTCTAGTTTTCAGAGCATCTTTGAATAACCCAAATGTTCAAGTAGTAGGTATAAACGACCCATTTATTGATCTTGAATACATGAAATACATGCTTCAATATGATACAGTACATGGTCAATTCAAAGGAACAATAGGTGAAGATAATGGTAAATTAGTTGTAAACGGTAAAGCAATCAGCGTTTATGCAGCTATGAATCCTGAAGAAATTCCTTGGAAAGATTGCGGAGCAGATTATGTTGTTGAATCAACAGGTGTATTCACTACAACAGAAAAAGCTGCAGCTCACTTTAAAGGCGGAGCTAAGAAAGTTGTTATCAGTGCTCCTTCAGCAGACGCTCCAATGTTCGTAATGGGCGTTAACAATGATAAATATACTAAGGACATGAACGTTGTATCAAATGCTTCATGTACTACAAACTGTTTGGCACCTTTAGCAAAAGTTCTTCACGATAACTTCGGTATCGTTGAAGGTTTGATGACTACAGTTCATGCTACAACTGCTACACAGAAAACTGTTGACGGTCCTTCAAAGAAAGACTGGAGAGGTGGACGTGCAGCTGCTGGTAACATAATTCCTTCATCAACTGGAGCAGCTAAAGCAGTTGGAAAAGTTATTCCTGAATTGAACGGTAAATTGACAGGTATGTCCTTCAGAGTACCAACTCTTGACGTATCAGTTGTTGATCTCACTTGCCGTTTGGAAAAATCAGCTACTTACGAAGAAATTAAAGCAGCTATGAAGAAAGCATCAGAAAATGAATTAAAGGGTATCCTTGGATACACTGAAGATGAAGTTGTTTCATCAGATTTTACTGGTGATTCACGTACATCAATATTTGATGCTAAAGCTGGTATACCTTTAAACGGTAACTTCGTTAAATTAGTTTCATGGTATGACAACGAATGGGGTTATTCAAACAAAGTTGTTGACTTGATTGCATACATGGCAACTGTTGACGCTAAATAA
- a CDS encoding M20/M25/M40 family metallo-hydrolase, whose protein sequence is MINRQRMVDEFLELVRIDSLTFKEREMADRLKIKLDDMGFSVEEDDAGKKIGGNAGNLICKIAGNKNAPGVLLMAHMDTVVPGIGKKPIVDGNIIKSDGSTILGGDDVAGIECILEAIRVLKEKKVPHGDIFIAFTVAEEGGLWGAKNLDTDRINAKFAFVMDDGGSIGHVAITAPSQNKIDVVITGMAAHAGIEPEKGVSAIQIAAEAISGMKLGRIDDETTANLGIISGGQATNIICERLEIKAEARSRNMVKLETQTKHMKDCFEKAAEKFGGKVEFKSELLYPSFSIGEDDDIIKILKEASNKVGIELKLEATGGGSDTNIINEKGIEAVDISVGMDKVHSVEERICIDDMVKATEFLVSIIASVE, encoded by the coding sequence ATGATTAACAGACAGAGAATGGTAGATGAATTTCTTGAACTGGTCAGGATTGATAGTTTGACTTTTAAGGAAAGGGAAATGGCGGACCGTTTGAAAATAAAGCTGGACGATATGGGGTTTTCAGTTGAAGAAGATGATGCCGGAAAAAAAATTGGTGGTAATGCTGGAAATCTGATATGTAAGATTGCTGGAAATAAAAATGCACCAGGGGTGCTATTGATGGCTCACATGGATACAGTGGTGCCAGGTATTGGGAAAAAGCCAATAGTAGATGGAAATATTATAAAATCTGATGGAAGTACAATATTGGGTGGAGACGATGTTGCAGGAATAGAATGCATCCTCGAAGCTATAAGGGTTTTAAAAGAGAAAAAGGTGCCCCATGGAGATATTTTTATTGCTTTTACTGTTGCCGAAGAGGGTGGACTGTGGGGAGCAAAAAATCTTGATACAGACAGAATAAATGCAAAATTTGCTTTTGTAATGGATGATGGAGGGAGTATTGGGCATGTAGCTATTACTGCACCTTCGCAAAACAAGATTGATGTAGTAATAACAGGTATGGCAGCACATGCAGGTATTGAACCGGAAAAGGGAGTTAGCGCAATTCAGATTGCAGCAGAAGCAATTTCGGGTATGAAACTCGGAAGAATCGATGATGAAACTACTGCAAACTTAGGTATAATAAGTGGTGGGCAGGCAACCAATATAATATGTGAACGGCTTGAGATAAAAGCGGAGGCGAGAAGTAGAAATATGGTGAAGCTTGAGACTCAGACAAAGCATATGAAAGATTGTTTTGAAAAGGCGGCAGAAAAGTTTGGAGGTAAGGTTGAGTTCAAATCCGAGCTTCTATATCCCTCATTTAGTATTGGTGAAGATGATGATATAATCAAAATACTTAAGGAAGCTTCAAATAAGGTAGGTATAGAACTTAAACTTGAAGCGACTGGAGGTGGCAGCGATACGAATATAATAAATGAAAAGGGTATAGAGGCTGTTGATATAAGTGTAGGTATGGATAAGGTACACAGTGTTGAAGAACGGATTTGTATTGATGACATGGTGAAAGCAACAGAATTTTTGGTTTCTATAATTGCTTCAGTCGAGTAG
- a CDS encoding phosphoglycerate kinase: MAFINKKTIEDVDVKGKKVIVRVDFNVPLDENKKITDDNRIVGALPTIKYLVDKGAKTILVSHLGRPKDGFEDKYSMKPTAVRLGELLGKEVIMAKDVIGEDAKAKAAALKDGEVLMLENVRFHKEETKNDAAFSKELASMAEVYVNDAFGTAHRAHSSTAGLADYLPAVCGYLIQKEIEVMGKALSNPERPFVAILGGAKVSDKIAVIENLIDKVDTLIVGGGMAYTFFKAKGYGIGTSICEDDKVDLAKSLLDKAASKGVKLLLPLDNVLGKEFNNDTERQTVDSDKIPDGWMGMDIGPKTVAAYSSEIKNAKTVVWNGPMGVFEFSNFENGTKEVAKAVAESGSVSIIGGGDSAAAVEQLGFADKITHISTGGGASLEFLEGKVLPGIDVLLDK, encoded by the coding sequence ATGGCATTTATAAACAAAAAGACCATTGAAGATGTAGATGTTAAAGGCAAAAAGGTAATTGTAAGAGTGGATTTTAATGTACCGCTTGATGAAAACAAAAAAATTACAGATGATAATAGAATAGTAGGAGCTCTTCCTACAATTAAATATTTAGTTGATAAAGGTGCAAAGACAATATTGGTTTCACACCTTGGAAGACCAAAAGACGGTTTTGAAGATAAATATAGCATGAAGCCTACCGCAGTAAGACTCGGTGAGCTTTTAGGCAAAGAAGTAATTATGGCTAAAGATGTTATCGGTGAAGATGCAAAGGCTAAAGCTGCTGCACTTAAAGATGGCGAAGTGTTAATGCTTGAAAATGTAAGATTCCACAAGGAAGAAACAAAAAATGATGCTGCTTTCTCAAAAGAATTGGCAAGCATGGCAGAAGTATATGTAAATGATGCTTTTGGAACAGCTCACAGAGCACATTCTTCAACAGCAGGTCTTGCAGATTATCTGCCTGCAGTATGTGGATATCTGATTCAGAAAGAAATCGAAGTTATGGGTAAAGCCCTTTCAAATCCGGAAAGGCCTTTCGTAGCAATTCTAGGTGGAGCTAAAGTTTCCGATAAGATTGCAGTTATAGAAAATCTCATTGATAAAGTTGATACATTGATAGTTGGCGGAGGTATGGCTTACACCTTCTTTAAAGCGAAGGGATATGGCATCGGTACTTCCATATGTGAAGACGATAAAGTTGATCTTGCAAAGAGTCTTTTGGACAAAGCTGCAAGTAAAGGTGTTAAATTATTGCTTCCTTTAGATAATGTTTTAGGTAAGGAATTTAATAACGATACAGAACGCCAGACAGTTGACTCTGATAAGATACCTGACGGATGGATGGGTATGGACATTGGACCTAAGACAGTTGCTGCTTATTCAAGCGAAATCAAAAATGCTAAGACTGTAGTTTGGAACGGTCCTATGGGAGTATTTGAGTTTTCAAACTTTGAAAATGGTACAAAAGAAGTTGCAAAAGCTGTTGCTGAATCAGGTTCAGTATCCATAATAGGTGGAGGAGACTCTGCAGCTGCTGTTGAGCAACTTGGTTTTGCCGATAAAATTACGCATATTTCCACAGGTGGTGGAGCTTCATTAGAATTCCTTGAAGGAAAGGTACTTCCAGGAATAGACGTACTTTTGGATAAATAA
- a CDS encoding 6-phosphofructokinase — protein MVKRIGVLTGGGDCPGLNPALRAVVKTAIVKYGYEVIGFKDGYRGLVENNFVKLELDDVSGLLDRGGTILGTSNKDNPFKYRTEIDGNIEYKDMSKRVLENLDMFGIDCMVFIGGDGTLTSARDFMRMGVKGVGVPKTIDNDLSATDSTFGFMTAVYTATEAIDKLHSTAESHHRVMILEVMGRYAGWIALESGISGGADVVLIPEIPYDINKVAQKVMERKNRGKSFSIIVVAEGAKSVQGDVVISKVIKDSPDPIRLGGVGNRIAEEIEKLTGIESRVTVLGHLQRGGAPVPYDRILSTRFGVHAVELINQERFGMMVSLKGNSISEVPVEEAVGTLKTVDPNGELVTIAKSLGVGFGD, from the coding sequence ATGGTTAAAAGGATAGGCGTGCTCACTGGCGGTGGTGATTGTCCGGGGTTGAATCCAGCATTAAGGGCTGTAGTTAAGACCGCAATTGTCAAATACGGTTATGAAGTAATCGGATTCAAAGATGGTTATAGAGGTTTGGTGGAAAACAATTTTGTCAAGCTTGAGTTAGATGACGTATCAGGACTCCTTGACAGGGGCGGCACAATACTAGGTACTTCCAACAAGGATAACCCATTCAAGTATAGAACGGAAATAGATGGCAACATAGAATACAAGGACATGTCAAAAAGGGTATTAGAAAACCTGGATATGTTCGGAATAGATTGCATGGTATTTATAGGTGGGGATGGTACACTTACAAGTGCAAGAGATTTTATGAGGATGGGAGTTAAAGGAGTAGGTGTGCCAAAGACAATTGATAACGATCTTTCTGCTACTGATAGTACATTTGGATTTATGACTGCCGTATATACTGCTACGGAAGCAATTGACAAGCTGCACTCAACTGCTGAATCACATCACAGGGTAATGATTCTTGAAGTCATGGGAAGATATGCTGGCTGGATAGCTTTAGAGTCGGGTATTTCAGGAGGCGCAGATGTAGTTTTGATTCCGGAAATACCTTACGATATAAATAAAGTTGCACAGAAAGTAATGGAAAGGAAAAACCGGGGTAAAAGCTTTAGTATCATAGTAGTAGCTGAAGGAGCCAAATCTGTTCAGGGAGATGTTGTAATCAGTAAAGTTATCAAAGATAGTCCTGACCCTATAAGACTTGGTGGTGTTGGAAACAGAATTGCAGAGGAAATTGAAAAGCTTACGGGGATTGAGTCCAGGGTAACTGTTTTAGGGCATCTACAAAGAGGAGGGGCCCCTGTTCCTTATGATAGAATACTTTCTACAAGGTTTGGCGTTCATGCTGTAGAACTTATTAATCAGGAAAGGTTTGGTATGATGGTAAGCCTTAAGGGCAATAGTATTTCAGAGGTACCTGTTGAGGAGGCGGTTGGTACTTTGAAGACAGTAGATCCGAATGGTGAACTTGTAACTATAGCTAAAAGCCTTGGTGTAGGTTTTGGCGATTAA